One Hemibagrus wyckioides isolate EC202008001 linkage group LG07, SWU_Hwy_1.0, whole genome shotgun sequence DNA segment encodes these proteins:
- the smarcd3b gene encoding SWI/SNF-related matrix-associated actin-dependent regulator of chromatin subfamily D member 3b isoform X2 gives MASEETAGGARKATKSKLFEFLVHGVRPGMPSGPRMPHQGAPMGPPGPPYGGNSAVRPGLNNPTMEANRKRPAPSQQHIQQQQQQQQQQQTVQNRNRKKPVGFPGASEMPGRQMDMREAQSDPTLGSNTKRRKMADKILPQRIRELVPESQAYMDLLAFERKLDQTIMRKRVDIQEALKRPMKQKRKLRLYISNTFNPAKPDAEDSDGSIASWELRVEGKLLDDPGKVKRKFSSFFKSLVIELDKDLYGPDNHLVEWHRTPTTQETDGFQVKRPGDVNVRCTLLLMLDYQPPQFKLDPRLARLLGIHTQTRSCIIQALWQYIKTNKLQDSHDKEYINCDKYFQQIFDCPRLKFSEIPQRLTNLLLPPDPIVINHVISVDPNDQKKTACYDIDVEVEDPLKAQMSNFLLSTANQQEIASLDNKIHETIESINQLKIQRDFMLSFSRDPKGYIQDWLKSQSRDLKLMTDVVGNPEEERRAEFYYQPWSQEAVSRYFYCKIQQRRQELEQALAMRNT, from the exons ATGGCTTCGGAGGAGACGGCTGGAGGGGCACGCAAAGCCACCAAGAGCAAACTGTTCGAGTTCCTCGTCCATGGAGTG CGTCCCGGTATGCCATCAGGACCCCGGATGCCCCATCAGGGGGCGCCAATGGGTCCTCCAGGCCCACCATATGGAGGAAACTCCGCTGTTCGGCCTGGGCTCAACAACCCAACGATGGAGGCCAACCGCAAACGTCCCGCCccttcacaacaacacatccaacagcagcagcagcagcaacaacagcagcaaacagtacagaacagaaacaggaa GAAGCCGGTGGGATTTCCTGGAGCCAGTGAGATGCCAGGGAGACAGATGGACATGAGAGAGGCCCAATCAGATCCCACACTCGGATCAAA CACCAAGAGGAGGAAAATGGCTGATAAGATTCTTCCACAAAGG ATTCGTGAGTTAGTCCCAGAGTCCCAGGCTTATATGGACCTGCTGGCCTTTGAGCGCAAACTGGACCAAACCATAATGCGCAAGCGGGTGGACATTCAAGAAGCACTGAAACGACCCATGAAG CAAAAGCGCAAACTGCGACTCTACATCTCCAACACATTCAACCCAGCCAAGCCTGACGCGGAGGACTCAGACGGAAGCATTGCATCCTGGGAGCTACGGGTGGAGGGAAAATTACTTGACGAT CCAGGAAAAGTGAAAAGAAAGTTTTCATCCTTCTTTAAGAGCCTGGTGATTGAGCTGGATAAAGATCTATACGGACCAGACAACCATCTAGTGGAG TGGCATCGCACTCCCACCACTCAGGAGACTGACGGCTTCCAGGTGAAAAGGCCAGGCGATGTCAATGTACGCTGTACTCTGCTGTTAATGCTGGATTATCAG CCTCCTCAGTTTAAGTTGGATCCGCGGCTCGCTCGGCTGTTGGGTATCCACACTCAGACCCGCTCGTGTATCATCCAGGCCCTGTGGCAGTACATCAAAACCAACAAGCTGCAGGACTCCCACGACAAAGAGTATATCAACTGTGATAAATACTTTCAGCAG ATTTTTGACTGCCCTCGGCTGAAGTTCTCCGAGATTCCTCAGCGCCTGACTAACCTGCTGCTTCCCCCTGACCCCATCGTCATAAACCACGTCATCAG TGTGGACCCAAATGATCAGAAGAAAACAGCCTGCTATGACATAGATGTCGAAGTGGAGGATCCACTCAAAGCCCAGATGAGTAACTTCCTGCTCTCGACAGCCAATCAGCAGGAGATTGCCTCTCTGGACAACAAA ATCCACGAGACTATTGAGTCCATCAACCAGCTGAAGATTCAGAGAGACTTCATGCTCAGTTTCTCCCGAGATCCCAAGGGTTACATCCAGGACTGGCTGAAATCCCAGAGCAGAGATCTCAAA CTAATGACGGACGTCGTTGGGAATCCGGAGGAGGAAAGGAGGGCGGAGTTTTACTACCAGCCCTGGTCTCAAGAGGCAGTCAGTCGCTACTTCTACTGCAAG ATTCAACAGAGAAGGCAAGAGCTGGAACAAGCCCTGGCTATGAGGAACACCTAG
- the smarcd3b gene encoding SWI/SNF-related matrix-associated actin-dependent regulator of chromatin subfamily D member 3b isoform X3 — protein MERKRPGMPSGPRMPHQGAPMGPPGPPYGGNSAVRPGLNNPTMEANRKRPAPSQQHIQQQQQQQQQQQTVQNRNRKKPVGFPGASEMPGRQMDMREAQSDPTLGSNTKRRKMADKILPQRIRELVPESQAYMDLLAFERKLDQTIMRKRVDIQEALKRPMKQKRKLRLYISNTFNPAKPDAEDSDGSIASWELRVEGKLLDDPGKVKRKFSSFFKSLVIELDKDLYGPDNHLVELLSSGAQWHRTPTTQETDGFQVKRPGDVNVRCTLLLMLDYQPPQFKLDPRLARLLGIHTQTRSCIIQALWQYIKTNKLQDSHDKEYINCDKYFQQIFDCPRLKFSEIPQRLTNLLLPPDPIVINHVISVDPNDQKKTACYDIDVEVEDPLKAQMSNFLLSTANQQEIASLDNKIHETIESINQLKIQRDFMLSFSRDPKGYIQDWLKSQSRDLKLMTDVVGNPEEERRAEFYYQPWSQEAVSRYFYCKIQQRRQELEQALAMRNT, from the exons CGTCCCGGTATGCCATCAGGACCCCGGATGCCCCATCAGGGGGCGCCAATGGGTCCTCCAGGCCCACCATATGGAGGAAACTCCGCTGTTCGGCCTGGGCTCAACAACCCAACGATGGAGGCCAACCGCAAACGTCCCGCCccttcacaacaacacatccaacagcagcagcagcagcaacaacagcagcaaacagtacagaacagaaacaggaa GAAGCCGGTGGGATTTCCTGGAGCCAGTGAGATGCCAGGGAGACAGATGGACATGAGAGAGGCCCAATCAGATCCCACACTCGGATCAAA CACCAAGAGGAGGAAAATGGCTGATAAGATTCTTCCACAAAGG ATTCGTGAGTTAGTCCCAGAGTCCCAGGCTTATATGGACCTGCTGGCCTTTGAGCGCAAACTGGACCAAACCATAATGCGCAAGCGGGTGGACATTCAAGAAGCACTGAAACGACCCATGAAG CAAAAGCGCAAACTGCGACTCTACATCTCCAACACATTCAACCCAGCCAAGCCTGACGCGGAGGACTCAGACGGAAGCATTGCATCCTGGGAGCTACGGGTGGAGGGAAAATTACTTGACGAT CCAGGAAAAGTGAAAAGAAAGTTTTCATCCTTCTTTAAGAGCCTGGTGATTGAGCTGGATAAAGATCTATACGGACCAGACAACCATCTAGTGGAG ctgCTGAGCAGCGGGGCTCAG TGGCATCGCACTCCCACCACTCAGGAGACTGACGGCTTCCAGGTGAAAAGGCCAGGCGATGTCAATGTACGCTGTACTCTGCTGTTAATGCTGGATTATCAG CCTCCTCAGTTTAAGTTGGATCCGCGGCTCGCTCGGCTGTTGGGTATCCACACTCAGACCCGCTCGTGTATCATCCAGGCCCTGTGGCAGTACATCAAAACCAACAAGCTGCAGGACTCCCACGACAAAGAGTATATCAACTGTGATAAATACTTTCAGCAG ATTTTTGACTGCCCTCGGCTGAAGTTCTCCGAGATTCCTCAGCGCCTGACTAACCTGCTGCTTCCCCCTGACCCCATCGTCATAAACCACGTCATCAG TGTGGACCCAAATGATCAGAAGAAAACAGCCTGCTATGACATAGATGTCGAAGTGGAGGATCCACTCAAAGCCCAGATGAGTAACTTCCTGCTCTCGACAGCCAATCAGCAGGAGATTGCCTCTCTGGACAACAAA ATCCACGAGACTATTGAGTCCATCAACCAGCTGAAGATTCAGAGAGACTTCATGCTCAGTTTCTCCCGAGATCCCAAGGGTTACATCCAGGACTGGCTGAAATCCCAGAGCAGAGATCTCAAA CTAATGACGGACGTCGTTGGGAATCCGGAGGAGGAAAGGAGGGCGGAGTTTTACTACCAGCCCTGGTCTCAAGAGGCAGTCAGTCGCTACTTCTACTGCAAG ATTCAACAGAGAAGGCAAGAGCTGGAACAAGCCCTGGCTATGAGGAACACCTAG
- the smarcd3b gene encoding SWI/SNF-related matrix-associated actin-dependent regulator of chromatin subfamily D member 3b isoform X1, with the protein MASEETAGGARKATKSKLFEFLVHGVRPGMPSGPRMPHQGAPMGPPGPPYGGNSAVRPGLNNPTMEANRKRPAPSQQHIQQQQQQQQQQQTVQNRNRKKPVGFPGASEMPGRQMDMREAQSDPTLGSNTKRRKMADKILPQRIRELVPESQAYMDLLAFERKLDQTIMRKRVDIQEALKRPMKQKRKLRLYISNTFNPAKPDAEDSDGSIASWELRVEGKLLDDPGKVKRKFSSFFKSLVIELDKDLYGPDNHLVELLSSGAQWHRTPTTQETDGFQVKRPGDVNVRCTLLLMLDYQPPQFKLDPRLARLLGIHTQTRSCIIQALWQYIKTNKLQDSHDKEYINCDKYFQQIFDCPRLKFSEIPQRLTNLLLPPDPIVINHVISVDPNDQKKTACYDIDVEVEDPLKAQMSNFLLSTANQQEIASLDNKIHETIESINQLKIQRDFMLSFSRDPKGYIQDWLKSQSRDLKLMTDVVGNPEEERRAEFYYQPWSQEAVSRYFYCKIQQRRQELEQALAMRNT; encoded by the exons ATGGCTTCGGAGGAGACGGCTGGAGGGGCACGCAAAGCCACCAAGAGCAAACTGTTCGAGTTCCTCGTCCATGGAGTG CGTCCCGGTATGCCATCAGGACCCCGGATGCCCCATCAGGGGGCGCCAATGGGTCCTCCAGGCCCACCATATGGAGGAAACTCCGCTGTTCGGCCTGGGCTCAACAACCCAACGATGGAGGCCAACCGCAAACGTCCCGCCccttcacaacaacacatccaacagcagcagcagcagcaacaacagcagcaaacagtacagaacagaaacaggaa GAAGCCGGTGGGATTTCCTGGAGCCAGTGAGATGCCAGGGAGACAGATGGACATGAGAGAGGCCCAATCAGATCCCACACTCGGATCAAA CACCAAGAGGAGGAAAATGGCTGATAAGATTCTTCCACAAAGG ATTCGTGAGTTAGTCCCAGAGTCCCAGGCTTATATGGACCTGCTGGCCTTTGAGCGCAAACTGGACCAAACCATAATGCGCAAGCGGGTGGACATTCAAGAAGCACTGAAACGACCCATGAAG CAAAAGCGCAAACTGCGACTCTACATCTCCAACACATTCAACCCAGCCAAGCCTGACGCGGAGGACTCAGACGGAAGCATTGCATCCTGGGAGCTACGGGTGGAGGGAAAATTACTTGACGAT CCAGGAAAAGTGAAAAGAAAGTTTTCATCCTTCTTTAAGAGCCTGGTGATTGAGCTGGATAAAGATCTATACGGACCAGACAACCATCTAGTGGAG ctgCTGAGCAGCGGGGCTCAG TGGCATCGCACTCCCACCACTCAGGAGACTGACGGCTTCCAGGTGAAAAGGCCAGGCGATGTCAATGTACGCTGTACTCTGCTGTTAATGCTGGATTATCAG CCTCCTCAGTTTAAGTTGGATCCGCGGCTCGCTCGGCTGTTGGGTATCCACACTCAGACCCGCTCGTGTATCATCCAGGCCCTGTGGCAGTACATCAAAACCAACAAGCTGCAGGACTCCCACGACAAAGAGTATATCAACTGTGATAAATACTTTCAGCAG ATTTTTGACTGCCCTCGGCTGAAGTTCTCCGAGATTCCTCAGCGCCTGACTAACCTGCTGCTTCCCCCTGACCCCATCGTCATAAACCACGTCATCAG TGTGGACCCAAATGATCAGAAGAAAACAGCCTGCTATGACATAGATGTCGAAGTGGAGGATCCACTCAAAGCCCAGATGAGTAACTTCCTGCTCTCGACAGCCAATCAGCAGGAGATTGCCTCTCTGGACAACAAA ATCCACGAGACTATTGAGTCCATCAACCAGCTGAAGATTCAGAGAGACTTCATGCTCAGTTTCTCCCGAGATCCCAAGGGTTACATCCAGGACTGGCTGAAATCCCAGAGCAGAGATCTCAAA CTAATGACGGACGTCGTTGGGAATCCGGAGGAGGAAAGGAGGGCGGAGTTTTACTACCAGCCCTGGTCTCAAGAGGCAGTCAGTCGCTACTTCTACTGCAAG ATTCAACAGAGAAGGCAAGAGCTGGAACAAGCCCTGGCTATGAGGAACACCTAG
- the smarcd3b gene encoding SWI/SNF-related matrix-associated actin-dependent regulator of chromatin subfamily D member 3b isoform X4: MASEETAGGARKATKSKLFEFLVHGVRPGMPSGPRMPHQGAPMGPPGPPYGGNSAVRPGLNNPTMEANRKRPAPSQQHIQQQQQQQQQQQTVQNRNRNTKRRKMADKILPQRIRELVPESQAYMDLLAFERKLDQTIMRKRVDIQEALKRPMKQKRKLRLYISNTFNPAKPDAEDSDGSIASWELRVEGKLLDDPGKVKRKFSSFFKSLVIELDKDLYGPDNHLVELLSSGAQWHRTPTTQETDGFQVKRPGDVNVRCTLLLMLDYQPPQFKLDPRLARLLGIHTQTRSCIIQALWQYIKTNKLQDSHDKEYINCDKYFQQIFDCPRLKFSEIPQRLTNLLLPPDPIVINHVISVDPNDQKKTACYDIDVEVEDPLKAQMSNFLLSTANQQEIASLDNKIHETIESINQLKIQRDFMLSFSRDPKGYIQDWLKSQSRDLKLMTDVVGNPEEERRAEFYYQPWSQEAVSRYFYCKIQQRRQELEQALAMRNT; the protein is encoded by the exons ATGGCTTCGGAGGAGACGGCTGGAGGGGCACGCAAAGCCACCAAGAGCAAACTGTTCGAGTTCCTCGTCCATGGAGTG CGTCCCGGTATGCCATCAGGACCCCGGATGCCCCATCAGGGGGCGCCAATGGGTCCTCCAGGCCCACCATATGGAGGAAACTCCGCTGTTCGGCCTGGGCTCAACAACCCAACGATGGAGGCCAACCGCAAACGTCCCGCCccttcacaacaacacatccaacagcagcagcagcagcaacaacagcagcaaacagtacagaacagaaacaggaa CACCAAGAGGAGGAAAATGGCTGATAAGATTCTTCCACAAAGG ATTCGTGAGTTAGTCCCAGAGTCCCAGGCTTATATGGACCTGCTGGCCTTTGAGCGCAAACTGGACCAAACCATAATGCGCAAGCGGGTGGACATTCAAGAAGCACTGAAACGACCCATGAAG CAAAAGCGCAAACTGCGACTCTACATCTCCAACACATTCAACCCAGCCAAGCCTGACGCGGAGGACTCAGACGGAAGCATTGCATCCTGGGAGCTACGGGTGGAGGGAAAATTACTTGACGAT CCAGGAAAAGTGAAAAGAAAGTTTTCATCCTTCTTTAAGAGCCTGGTGATTGAGCTGGATAAAGATCTATACGGACCAGACAACCATCTAGTGGAG ctgCTGAGCAGCGGGGCTCAG TGGCATCGCACTCCCACCACTCAGGAGACTGACGGCTTCCAGGTGAAAAGGCCAGGCGATGTCAATGTACGCTGTACTCTGCTGTTAATGCTGGATTATCAG CCTCCTCAGTTTAAGTTGGATCCGCGGCTCGCTCGGCTGTTGGGTATCCACACTCAGACCCGCTCGTGTATCATCCAGGCCCTGTGGCAGTACATCAAAACCAACAAGCTGCAGGACTCCCACGACAAAGAGTATATCAACTGTGATAAATACTTTCAGCAG ATTTTTGACTGCCCTCGGCTGAAGTTCTCCGAGATTCCTCAGCGCCTGACTAACCTGCTGCTTCCCCCTGACCCCATCGTCATAAACCACGTCATCAG TGTGGACCCAAATGATCAGAAGAAAACAGCCTGCTATGACATAGATGTCGAAGTGGAGGATCCACTCAAAGCCCAGATGAGTAACTTCCTGCTCTCGACAGCCAATCAGCAGGAGATTGCCTCTCTGGACAACAAA ATCCACGAGACTATTGAGTCCATCAACCAGCTGAAGATTCAGAGAGACTTCATGCTCAGTTTCTCCCGAGATCCCAAGGGTTACATCCAGGACTGGCTGAAATCCCAGAGCAGAGATCTCAAA CTAATGACGGACGTCGTTGGGAATCCGGAGGAGGAAAGGAGGGCGGAGTTTTACTACCAGCCCTGGTCTCAAGAGGCAGTCAGTCGCTACTTCTACTGCAAG ATTCAACAGAGAAGGCAAGAGCTGGAACAAGCCCTGGCTATGAGGAACACCTAG
- the smarcd3b gene encoding SWI/SNF-related matrix-associated actin-dependent regulator of chromatin subfamily D member 3b isoform X5, with the protein MASEETAGGARKATKSKLFEFLVHGVRPGMPSGPRMPHQGAPMGPPGPPYGGNSAVRPGLNNPTMEANRKRPAPSQQHIQQQQQQQQQQQTVQNRNRNTKRRKMADKILPQRIRELVPESQAYMDLLAFERKLDQTIMRKRVDIQEALKRPMKQKRKLRLYISNTFNPAKPDAEDSDGSIASWELRVEGKLLDDPGKVKRKFSSFFKSLVIELDKDLYGPDNHLVEWHRTPTTQETDGFQVKRPGDVNVRCTLLLMLDYQPPQFKLDPRLARLLGIHTQTRSCIIQALWQYIKTNKLQDSHDKEYINCDKYFQQIFDCPRLKFSEIPQRLTNLLLPPDPIVINHVISVDPNDQKKTACYDIDVEVEDPLKAQMSNFLLSTANQQEIASLDNKIHETIESINQLKIQRDFMLSFSRDPKGYIQDWLKSQSRDLKLMTDVVGNPEEERRAEFYYQPWSQEAVSRYFYCKIQQRRQELEQALAMRNT; encoded by the exons ATGGCTTCGGAGGAGACGGCTGGAGGGGCACGCAAAGCCACCAAGAGCAAACTGTTCGAGTTCCTCGTCCATGGAGTG CGTCCCGGTATGCCATCAGGACCCCGGATGCCCCATCAGGGGGCGCCAATGGGTCCTCCAGGCCCACCATATGGAGGAAACTCCGCTGTTCGGCCTGGGCTCAACAACCCAACGATGGAGGCCAACCGCAAACGTCCCGCCccttcacaacaacacatccaacagcagcagcagcagcaacaacagcagcaaacagtacagaacagaaacaggaa CACCAAGAGGAGGAAAATGGCTGATAAGATTCTTCCACAAAGG ATTCGTGAGTTAGTCCCAGAGTCCCAGGCTTATATGGACCTGCTGGCCTTTGAGCGCAAACTGGACCAAACCATAATGCGCAAGCGGGTGGACATTCAAGAAGCACTGAAACGACCCATGAAG CAAAAGCGCAAACTGCGACTCTACATCTCCAACACATTCAACCCAGCCAAGCCTGACGCGGAGGACTCAGACGGAAGCATTGCATCCTGGGAGCTACGGGTGGAGGGAAAATTACTTGACGAT CCAGGAAAAGTGAAAAGAAAGTTTTCATCCTTCTTTAAGAGCCTGGTGATTGAGCTGGATAAAGATCTATACGGACCAGACAACCATCTAGTGGAG TGGCATCGCACTCCCACCACTCAGGAGACTGACGGCTTCCAGGTGAAAAGGCCAGGCGATGTCAATGTACGCTGTACTCTGCTGTTAATGCTGGATTATCAG CCTCCTCAGTTTAAGTTGGATCCGCGGCTCGCTCGGCTGTTGGGTATCCACACTCAGACCCGCTCGTGTATCATCCAGGCCCTGTGGCAGTACATCAAAACCAACAAGCTGCAGGACTCCCACGACAAAGAGTATATCAACTGTGATAAATACTTTCAGCAG ATTTTTGACTGCCCTCGGCTGAAGTTCTCCGAGATTCCTCAGCGCCTGACTAACCTGCTGCTTCCCCCTGACCCCATCGTCATAAACCACGTCATCAG TGTGGACCCAAATGATCAGAAGAAAACAGCCTGCTATGACATAGATGTCGAAGTGGAGGATCCACTCAAAGCCCAGATGAGTAACTTCCTGCTCTCGACAGCCAATCAGCAGGAGATTGCCTCTCTGGACAACAAA ATCCACGAGACTATTGAGTCCATCAACCAGCTGAAGATTCAGAGAGACTTCATGCTCAGTTTCTCCCGAGATCCCAAGGGTTACATCCAGGACTGGCTGAAATCCCAGAGCAGAGATCTCAAA CTAATGACGGACGTCGTTGGGAATCCGGAGGAGGAAAGGAGGGCGGAGTTTTACTACCAGCCCTGGTCTCAAGAGGCAGTCAGTCGCTACTTCTACTGCAAG ATTCAACAGAGAAGGCAAGAGCTGGAACAAGCCCTGGCTATGAGGAACACCTAG